From the Candidatus Zixiibacteriota bacterium genome, the window CTGACCAGGCCACCGTAGCTCAGTTGGCTAGAGCAGACGATTCGTAATCGTCAGGTCAGCGGTTCGAATCCGCTCGGTGGCTTTTATTAGGCATCCGTTTCTATATGTATGATAATAAATGATTGCCCCCGTTTAACTCAAATGACAGGACCGTTATTGAATGACGATACATGGGTCCATATCATTGCAGGAGTGAAGCGACGAAGCAACCTATGTCAAGTATGAAAACCATCGATAAAAATATCACAATACAAGGCAAGAGAATCAACCTCCGTCGTATCCGCAAACCGGACGCGCGCTCGATCTATCAGTATGCCCGTGAATGGGACATCGCTAAATACACGTTCATACCGCATCCCTATGAACTCGAGGATGCGAATATCTTCATCAAGGATGTTCACAGTATGATCCGTCGCAATTCAGGCCTCGTTCTGGGCATAGAAAATCCTAAAACAAAACAGGTCATCGGCACAAT encodes:
- a CDS encoding GNAT family N-acetyltransferase codes for the protein MGPYHCRSEATKQPMSSMKTIDKNITIQGKRINLRRIRKPDARSIYQYAREWDIAKYTFIPHPYELEDANIFIKDVHSMIRRNSGLVLGIENPKTKQVIGTIGSHNINWRHRRAEIGYWLGKKYWGNGYASEAVMLFLRYLFETLELNRVFALVMDANEKSGEMLARLGFTCEGRQRQVCLQYKERYDYLYYGILRDEFRKL